From the genome of Geobacter sp. SVR, one region includes:
- a CDS encoding tetratricopeptide repeat protein, producing MHGASKLALEHAEQLCTEGRDLEAAALCRDLLSRDPENLEAHFLLGNMAFRARDWKIAIFHFREACCLGGENPVLFNNLGLALLEGAQNSAPVADASLEEARHVLKKALAIRPDYVAAWKNLGLLLREQGDTAGAHHCFDQALAIAPDDFSLWLHKGALYTSSYHFDLAVGCYQRVLALSPDDPAEMLNRLATLRCYLGEIADAVVTFEQAISHAPIREQQICYASNRLFTLHYVPDMPPPEIARAHREWGTTYFPVAPPPRFANSLDPHRRLRVGYVSPDLRMNAVSFFIQPVLAAHDPAQVEVFCYANVKKPDIVTAQLQEGCRVIWRDIVSLSDDETLRLIRNDRIDILVDLTGHGGENRLPLFGLCPAPVQVTWIGYPDTTGLPAMDYRITDAKADPPGMTEHLHTEELVRLPHSFLCYSPGGDFPPEGPLPLLTNRYVTFGTMSNFSKINAPLMDIWCNILAQVPFSRLVLRYRGQERDRIYGELSRHLANRGIEPGRLLLLGHARSVVEQMRAYHLLDVSLDTFPYNGTTTTCEALYMGVPVITLAGRSHMARVGASLLETVGLEDLVAESAEEYVEKAVRLAGDLRRLLELRKGLRGMLMASPLTDRVTFTAQVEQAYRRMWHRWCRIHGNGDICREKTHP from the coding sequence ATGCATGGCGCATCCAAGCTCGCACTGGAGCACGCCGAACAGCTTTGCACAGAAGGGCGGGACCTAGAGGCGGCAGCGCTGTGCCGGGACCTGCTGTCACGTGATCCCGAAAATCTTGAAGCCCACTTTCTTCTCGGCAACATGGCCTTTCGCGCCAGAGACTGGAAAATTGCAATTTTCCACTTCCGCGAGGCCTGCTGTTTGGGCGGCGAAAATCCCGTGCTATTCAACAACCTGGGACTGGCCCTGTTGGAAGGAGCTCAAAATAGCGCCCCCGTTGCCGACGCCTCGCTGGAGGAGGCCCGCCATGTGCTGAAAAAGGCTTTGGCCATTCGACCGGACTATGTGGCTGCCTGGAAAAACCTTGGCCTCCTTCTGCGTGAACAAGGAGACACTGCCGGGGCCCATCACTGCTTTGACCAAGCCCTCGCCATCGCCCCTGATGATTTTTCCCTCTGGCTGCACAAGGGGGCGCTTTATACTTCAAGTTACCATTTCGACCTGGCGGTTGGATGTTACCAACGGGTACTTGCACTCAGTCCCGATGATCCGGCCGAAATGCTGAACCGGTTGGCTACGCTGCGCTGCTATCTGGGTGAAATTGCCGATGCGGTCGTTACCTTTGAGCAGGCCATCTCGCACGCCCCCATCAGAGAACAACAGATATGCTATGCCAGCAATCGGCTCTTCACATTACACTATGTGCCGGATATGCCTCCCCCTGAAATTGCCCGCGCGCACCGCGAGTGGGGAACGACATATTTCCCTGTTGCCCCTCCTCCTCGCTTTGCAAACAGTCTTGATCCACATCGCCGGCTCCGGGTGGGCTACGTTTCTCCTGATCTGCGCATGAATGCCGTATCATTTTTCATCCAACCGGTACTGGCAGCCCATGACCCTGCCCAGGTGGAAGTGTTCTGTTACGCCAACGTGAAAAAACCGGACATAGTGACTGCACAGTTGCAGGAGGGATGCCGGGTGATCTGGCGCGACATCGTCAGCCTGAGCGACGACGAGACACTACGCCTGATCCGTAACGACCGCATCGATATCCTGGTGGACTTGACCGGTCATGGGGGAGAAAATCGACTGCCCCTTTTCGGGCTATGCCCCGCTCCGGTGCAGGTCACCTGGATCGGATATCCCGATACGACCGGTCTGCCTGCCATGGACTACCGTATCACCGATGCCAAAGCCGATCCGCCGGGCATGACCGAGCACCTGCATACCGAGGAACTGGTTCGCCTCCCCCACTCCTTCCTCTGCTATAGTCCCGGTGGCGACTTTCCCCCCGAGGGACCCTTGCCGCTCTTGACAAACCGGTACGTGACCTTCGGCACCATGAGCAATTTCAGTAAGATCAATGCACCACTCATGGACATCTGGTGCAACATTCTGGCACAGGTGCCCTTCTCACGGCTGGTACTGCGCTATCGCGGCCAGGAACGGGACCGGATCTACGGAGAGCTGAGCAGGCATCTGGCCAACAGGGGAATCGAACCGGGGCGGCTTCTGCTTCTGGGGCACGCCCGTTCGGTGGTGGAGCAGATGCGGGCATACCACCTGCTGGATGTCAGTCTGGACACCTTCCCCTACAATGGGACCACCACCACCTGCGAGGCGCTGTATATGGGGGTGCCGGTCATTACTCTGGCTGGCCGTTCGCATATGGCACGTGTCGGGGCGAGCCTGCTGGAAACCGTCGGGCTGGAGGATCTGGTGGCCGAATCAGCCGAAGAATATGTCGAAAAAGCCGTCAGATTGGCAGGAGATCTGAGGCGGCTTCTGGAACTGCGCAAAGGACTGCGCGGGATGCTGATGGCCAGCCCTTTGACGGACAGGGTCACATTTACGGCTCAGGTGGAGCAGGCCTATCGCCGGATGTGGCACCGCTGGTGCCGGATACATGGTAACGGTGACATCTGCCGAGAGAAGACCCACCCATGA
- a CDS encoding tetratricopeptide repeat protein: MTRQCVPEHGHQGNDFSSFLIGEATSCITQHRHVQALMLLTKAFLTDPSSPQGFAPLAGVCQFLRRWDDLERFCRLRLSHCPDDDHAWYHLAGAELSRRRFLAGVWALREAVTRNPRHVDAWIDLGCAWKKLREIQQAIDCFQRAVDLNPQSCIAHDNLIFTMLFSDRISPDEIFAAHKNWGILHDVAPLPHPPAPLRTGRLRIGYLSPDFREHSVASFIEPVLASHDRSRFEIFCYHCHQDHDRVTARIQTLTDGWRELNDVSDDVAAELIRNDGIHILVELAGHTAFNRLPLLARRPAPIQVTWLGYPHSTGLPAIDYRLTDAVADPPGISEQWHSERPVRLPGPFLCFHPPEAPDPPEALPCSKNGFITLASFNNLAKASPTILRCWRHILAAIPDARLLIKSEIFSDRESSDWAAERLQLPTDRLLFLGKTPDRTSHLALYSQADLALDTFPYNGTTTTCESLYMGVPVVSLAGRRHASRVGATILEAVGLGDLVTWTEEQYVATAVKLAKDLPRLSSLRRNLRGMMAASPLMDRQRFTDGLEAEYRLMWERFASSR, encoded by the coding sequence ATGACTAGGCAATGCGTGCCGGAACACGGCCACCAGGGAAATGATTTCTCCTCATTCCTGATTGGTGAAGCAACTTCCTGCATCACGCAGCACCGCCACGTCCAGGCCTTGATGCTCCTGACCAAAGCATTTCTCACGGATCCGTCCTCACCGCAAGGGTTCGCCCCTTTAGCGGGAGTCTGCCAATTCCTGCGGCGCTGGGACGACCTGGAGCGTTTCTGCCGCCTGCGTCTGTCCCACTGTCCAGATGACGATCACGCCTGGTATCATCTGGCCGGAGCCGAACTCTCCCGCCGGCGTTTTCTGGCAGGGGTGTGGGCGCTCCGCGAGGCGGTAACGCGCAATCCGCGGCATGTGGATGCCTGGATCGATCTCGGATGTGCCTGGAAAAAGCTACGTGAAATCCAGCAGGCCATCGACTGCTTCCAGCGGGCAGTAGACCTGAATCCCCAGTCATGCATCGCCCATGACAACCTGATTTTCACCATGCTGTTCAGCGACCGCATCTCTCCGGACGAGATATTCGCAGCGCATAAGAATTGGGGTATCCTGCATGACGTGGCGCCTCTTCCGCATCCACCGGCACCGCTCCGCACAGGACGGCTGCGCATTGGCTACCTGTCCCCCGATTTCCGGGAGCACTCGGTGGCATCGTTCATCGAGCCGGTACTGGCCTCCCATGACCGTTCCCGATTCGAGATCTTCTGTTATCACTGCCATCAAGACCATGACCGCGTCACTGCCCGCATTCAGACACTGACCGATGGCTGGCGCGAACTGAACGATGTGAGCGATGATGTGGCAGCAGAGCTCATCCGCAACGATGGCATTCATATCCTAGTGGAACTGGCTGGCCACACCGCCTTCAACAGATTGCCTCTTCTGGCCCGGCGCCCGGCCCCGATCCAGGTCACCTGGCTCGGTTATCCCCACTCTACGGGGTTACCGGCCATCGACTACCGTCTTACCGATGCCGTCGCCGACCCCCCCGGCATAAGCGAACAGTGGCACAGCGAACGCCCTGTCCGCCTGCCCGGGCCGTTTCTCTGTTTCCACCCCCCCGAAGCTCCCGATCCTCCCGAAGCCCTTCCCTGCAGCAAAAACGGGTTCATTACCCTGGCCTCCTTCAACAATCTGGCCAAGGCAAGCCCGACCATTTTGCGGTGCTGGCGGCACATTCTGGCTGCCATACCCGACGCCAGACTTTTGATCAAGTCGGAGATTTTCAGCGACCGGGAGTCGTCCGATTGGGCGGCAGAACGGCTCCAACTTCCCACTGACAGGCTTCTGTTCCTGGGCAAGACCCCGGACCGCACGTCGCATCTCGCCTTGTACAGCCAGGCAGACCTTGCCCTGGACACATTCCCCTACAACGGCACCACCACTACCTGCGAGTCACTGTACATGGGGGTACCGGTAGTCTCGCTGGCAGGACGGCGCCATGCGTCGCGGGTGGGTGCTACGATTCTCGAGGCTGTGGGACTTGGTGACCTGGTGACCTGGACGGAGGAGCAGTACGTTGCAACTGCTGTAAAGCTGGCTAAGGACTTGCCGCGCCTGTCCAGCCTGAGACGCAATCTGCGCGGCATGATGGCGGCATCTCCCCTGATGGATCGGCAGCGGTTTACCGACGGCCTGGAGGCGGAGTACCGGCTGATGTGGGAGCGATTCGCCTCTTCCAGGTAG
- a CDS encoding glycosyltransferase family 4 protein gives MNVSMPRGRAHGWGIAGEYLSREIALLPPIEGVTLHCMRGNDLQPFEPAHWDRVNIGYCFFEDAISVLEHAAAAGRRWDMIVTGSRWCEYQLRIGGVRNCTTILQGVDPDQFYPGAKNAHQEEFVVFSGGKFEIRKGQDVVIAAMKTFMARHEDAILACAWHNQWPFSLTTMEMSPHVTFKYHELPCQNLLAETLANNSIPLERVVLYPPMDNSLMRQVYVNTDIGLFPNRCEGGNNMVMCEYMACGRTVIASNLTGHADVITADNALPLTRYAPHHYRHYAEGIWFEPDVAEVIELLEHAYRHRRELRLKGLRAVTDMARLSWREAARRFHAIGRALVSRPHPVSTL, from the coding sequence ATGAATGTTTCAATGCCCCGGGGGCGGGCCCATGGCTGGGGGATAGCCGGTGAATACCTCAGCCGGGAGATCGCCCTCCTCCCCCCCATTGAGGGGGTGACCTTGCACTGTATGCGCGGCAACGATCTGCAGCCTTTCGAGCCGGCTCACTGGGATCGCGTCAATATCGGCTACTGCTTCTTCGAGGATGCCATTTCGGTGCTCGAGCATGCCGCCGCAGCGGGCCGGCGCTGGGACATGATCGTGACTGGTTCCCGCTGGTGTGAATATCAGCTGCGTATCGGCGGCGTCCGCAATTGCACCACCATTCTGCAGGGAGTGGATCCTGATCAGTTCTACCCTGGCGCAAAAAACGCCCATCAGGAGGAGTTCGTCGTATTTTCAGGGGGAAAGTTCGAGATCCGGAAAGGCCAGGACGTGGTGATCGCTGCCATGAAGACATTCATGGCCCGGCACGAGGATGCGATTCTCGCCTGCGCATGGCATAACCAGTGGCCGTTTTCCCTGACCACTATGGAGATGTCCCCGCATGTGACCTTTAAATATCATGAACTGCCGTGCCAGAACCTCCTGGCAGAGACTCTTGCCAATAACTCAATTCCTCTGGAGCGTGTGGTGCTGTACCCTCCCATGGACAACAGCCTGATGCGCCAGGTCTACGTCAACACCGACATCGGCCTCTTTCCCAATCGATGCGAAGGAGGCAACAATATGGTGATGTGTGAGTACATGGCCTGCGGCAGAACCGTGATTGCCTCGAACCTGACGGGTCATGCCGATGTCATCACGGCGGACAATGCGCTGCCCCTCACTCGGTATGCTCCGCACCACTACCGGCATTATGCCGAAGGGATCTGGTTCGAGCCGGATGTGGCGGAGGTTATCGAACTGCTTGAACATGCCTACCGTCATCGACGCGAACTGCGCCTGAAGGGGCTGCGGGCCGTGACGGACATGGCGCGTCTATCCTGGCGGGAGGCGGCCCGGCGATTCCATGCCATCGGCCGGGCGCTTGTAAGCCGTCCCCATCCAGTTTCCACATTGTAG
- a CDS encoding bifunctional 2-polyprenyl-6-hydroxyphenol methylase/3-demethylubiquinol 3-O-methyltransferase UbiG has product MHTLNHEYAPVGLLEMIQGHPCRVLDVGCFCGGSGRWLKMKYAGCEVVGIEPLSAAAEQAAVIYERIINKPLEQIDFKGEGIDQGRFDTIIAADVLEHMVNPWASLERLGQLLMPGGAIYASIPNVRNLRVLQGLAEGKWLYEGAGILDISHLRFFTRAQIIDMFTQTGWIVDEIRINPDPQLSAVYQGKDINTINALEAGPLQLNGLTAIDILELIALQFFVRAHPAEMPTL; this is encoded by the coding sequence ATGCATACCCTCAATCATGAGTACGCTCCTGTCGGTCTGCTTGAGATGATCCAGGGTCATCCTTGCCGCGTGCTCGATGTGGGTTGCTTCTGCGGCGGTAGCGGCCGTTGGCTCAAAATGAAATACGCCGGTTGCGAGGTGGTGGGAATCGAGCCGCTGTCTGCTGCCGCCGAACAAGCGGCCGTAATCTATGAGCGGATCATCAATAAACCTTTGGAGCAGATCGACTTCAAGGGGGAGGGTATCGATCAGGGACGTTTCGACACCATCATTGCAGCTGACGTACTCGAACATATGGTTAACCCCTGGGCGTCCCTGGAGCGGCTCGGACAGCTGCTCATGCCGGGCGGGGCAATCTATGCCAGTATCCCCAATGTGCGTAATCTGCGCGTGCTGCAGGGACTTGCCGAAGGGAAATGGCTTTATGAAGGGGCGGGGATTTTGGATATAAGCCACCTTCGATTTTTTACCCGGGCCCAAATCATCGATATGTTCACTCAGACCGGCTGGATTGTGGATGAGATCCGCATCAATCCGGACCCTCAACTGTCCGCCGTTTATCAAGGCAAAGATATTAACACCATCAACGCCCTTGAGGCCGGTCCTTTGCAACTGAATGGCCTGACTGCCATCGATATTCTCGAGCTGATCGCCCTTCAATTCTTTGTCCGGGCGCACCCGGCAGAAATGCCAACGCTCTGA
- a CDS encoding glycosyltransferase family 2 protein, whose amino-acid sequence MINLEDPALIARFNAVAAATEPLTAMSTPIFINCFNRVTPLRRLVDWLLHAGQQRIVLLDNVSTYPPLLRYYEELGSEPRVTVVRLPLNFGHVSLWACGILHRLNWSQPYVYTDPDVLPDDNCPKDFIGRFATILGRHPTIMKAGFGLIIDDLPDCYRFRNEVQAWEKQFWDIRVATDEYLAPIDTTFALYRGGNIIWDQPTFEAAKHNAVRTGAPYLARHLDWYIDSDHPSTELEYYRAHTLPGATSWSLEALPANVAHDIEMARRGARMIRMP is encoded by the coding sequence ATGATCAACCTTGAAGATCCGGCATTGATCGCGCGGTTCAATGCCGTTGCGGCGGCCACAGAGCCGCTCACCGCGATGTCGACCCCGATCTTCATCAACTGTTTCAACCGGGTGACTCCGTTGCGGCGTTTGGTCGATTGGCTGCTCCACGCCGGCCAGCAGCGGATCGTATTACTCGATAATGTCTCCACCTATCCGCCGTTATTGCGCTATTACGAAGAGTTGGGCAGTGAGCCCCGTGTGACGGTGGTGCGGCTTCCGCTGAACTTCGGTCATGTATCATTGTGGGCATGCGGCATCCTGCATCGTCTCAACTGGTCTCAACCGTACGTCTATACCGACCCGGACGTGCTGCCCGACGACAATTGTCCGAAGGATTTCATCGGCAGGTTTGCGACCATTCTGGGTCGGCATCCGACAATAATGAAAGCAGGATTCGGACTGATCATCGATGACCTGCCCGACTGTTATCGTTTCAGGAATGAAGTACAGGCATGGGAAAAGCAGTTCTGGGACATCCGGGTTGCCACTGACGAGTATTTAGCGCCGATAGATACCACATTCGCGCTTTACCGGGGCGGCAACATCATCTGGGACCAGCCGACGTTCGAGGCCGCAAAACATAATGCCGTCCGCACTGGCGCACCGTATCTGGCGCGCCACCTTGACTGGTATATTGATTCCGACCATCCGAGTACTGAGTTGGAGTATTACCGTGCTCATACGCTGCCGGGGGCGACAAGCTGGAGCCTTGAAGCCTTGCCTGCCAATGTGGCGCATGACATAGAAATGGCGCGCCGAGGCGCCCGAATGATTAGGATGCCGTGA
- a CDS encoding glycosyltransferase family 41 protein: MKPSIASGISSTQAVAVAIKHHQSGQLQEAEAIYRRILDIDPENFDALHLLGVLAHQVGKHDVAVELIGTAVQKNAASPAAFINLGEALRALQRFGDAEQCYQRAIALKPDYAEAYNNLGIMLDDLGRAAEAEQAYRRALAIKPDFAEAHGNLGNALQSLGRLEESVLSCQRAITLKPDFAAAYSNLGVALNDLGRSHEAEQACRQAIMLNPGFASAQCNLGIALKEQGRLEEAVAAYRRAIELAPGSAPTYSGLGTALKELGLLGEAERAYLQALSLKPDLHECRLKLATLLPAVVESTRQGDEVLLSFGRALDTLEQGTGFAGWPGLGAVVGVAQPFNLAYRLGSHTASLARYGAIICRARAAWMKASRYCVPATVIPARDRVRMVIVSGQVSQHSVWNVILHGLLRHLDRSRFEVILYHTGARPSVEADYARTLVDRLVQGNVDWLEQVQADMPDIIFYPEIAMDPATLKLATLRLAPLQVACWGHPVTTGLPTIDLYVSGELIEREDADADYCEQLVRLPGTGACTILMGVEAVAPYPAIINVPGDRNITRFLVCQQALKFDPAFDEIYPRIASAAGPCRFWFVRDAKYPWATTVVERRIKAAFQAGGFDPADYVRFIDWLPGDQFWGLLDMMDIYLDTPAFSGYTTAWQALHRGLPVVTLEGRFMRQRLAAGLLRRIGFTETIAADVAGYVNKAAALANDPECRKALRAHLPGAVSQADGDIRVVRTFEAIVMNALIERKVGSGFTAGHVAK; this comes from the coding sequence ATGAAACCTTCCATAGCATCGGGAATTTCCTCCACCCAGGCAGTGGCCGTCGCCATTAAGCACCACCAGTCCGGACAGCTCCAGGAGGCCGAGGCGATCTACCGTCGTATCCTGGACATCGATCCTGAAAACTTCGATGCACTGCATCTGCTGGGGGTCCTGGCACATCAGGTCGGAAAACATGACGTGGCAGTGGAGTTGATCGGCACGGCGGTGCAGAAAAATGCCGCTTCCCCGGCAGCCTTCATCAACCTGGGAGAGGCACTGCGGGCGCTTCAGCGGTTCGGTGATGCGGAACAGTGCTACCAACGGGCCATTGCCCTCAAACCGGATTACGCCGAGGCATACAACAATCTCGGCATCATGCTCGACGACCTCGGGCGCGCCGCAGAAGCGGAACAGGCCTATCGGCGCGCTCTGGCCATCAAGCCGGACTTTGCCGAGGCCCATGGCAACCTGGGGAATGCGCTCCAAAGCCTCGGCAGGCTTGAGGAGTCAGTACTGTCCTGTCAGCGGGCCATCACGCTCAAGCCCGATTTTGCGGCAGCCTACAGCAATCTCGGCGTGGCGCTCAACGATCTGGGACGATCGCACGAGGCGGAACAGGCCTGCCGTCAGGCCATCATGCTTAATCCTGGCTTTGCATCTGCCCAATGCAACCTGGGCATTGCGCTGAAGGAGCAGGGACGGCTTGAGGAGGCTGTGGCGGCATACCGGCGGGCGATCGAACTTGCCCCCGGATCCGCTCCGACATACAGCGGCCTTGGTACTGCCTTGAAGGAGTTGGGGCTGCTTGGAGAGGCGGAGCGGGCCTACCTTCAGGCATTGTCCCTCAAACCCGACTTGCACGAATGCCGTCTGAAGCTGGCCACGCTGCTCCCGGCAGTGGTGGAATCCACCCGGCAGGGGGACGAGGTCTTGCTCTCCTTCGGTCGCGCCCTCGACACTTTGGAGCAGGGGACGGGCTTTGCCGGCTGGCCCGGCCTGGGGGCGGTGGTGGGAGTTGCCCAACCCTTCAACCTCGCCTATCGCCTGGGAAGTCATACCGCTTCACTTGCCCGCTACGGCGCCATTATCTGTCGCGCCCGCGCGGCATGGATGAAGGCGAGTCGTTACTGTGTTCCTGCCACTGTGATACCTGCGAGAGACCGCGTGCGGATGGTGATCGTTTCCGGGCAGGTGAGTCAGCACTCGGTGTGGAATGTTATCCTGCACGGCTTGCTGCGCCACCTGGACCGCAGTCGTTTCGAAGTGATTCTCTATCATACCGGCGCCAGACCAAGCGTTGAGGCTGATTACGCCCGGACGCTGGTGGATCGCCTGGTGCAGGGGAATGTGGACTGGCTTGAGCAGGTCCAAGCCGATATGCCTGATATCATCTTCTATCCGGAGATCGCCATGGATCCGGCCACTCTCAAGCTGGCCACGCTGCGCCTGGCGCCGCTGCAGGTAGCCTGCTGGGGGCATCCCGTCACGACCGGCCTGCCGACCATCGACCTTTACGTCTCGGGTGAGCTGATAGAGCGGGAGGATGCTGACGCCGATTATTGCGAACAGCTGGTACGGCTTCCCGGTACGGGGGCATGCACCATTCTCATGGGGGTCGAGGCGGTTGCGCCTTATCCTGCCATAATCAATGTGCCTGGGGATCGAAACATTACCCGCTTCCTGGTCTGTCAGCAGGCGCTGAAGTTTGACCCGGCCTTTGACGAGATATATCCGCGTATTGCCAGTGCGGCTGGTCCGTGCCGGTTTTGGTTCGTGAGGGATGCAAAGTACCCCTGGGCAACGACAGTTGTCGAGAGGCGAATCAAAGCCGCTTTCCAGGCGGGCGGGTTTGATCCGGCGGATTACGTGCGGTTTATCGACTGGCTGCCTGGCGATCAGTTTTGGGGCCTCCTCGACATGATGGATATTTACCTCGATACCCCTGCCTTCTCCGGGTATACTACCGCATGGCAGGCACTGCACCGGGGATTGCCGGTCGTGACGCTCGAGGGAAGATTCATGCGCCAGCGGCTGGCGGCGGGGCTGTTGCGCAGGATCGGTTTTACAGAGACCATCGCCGCCGATGTGGCAGGATATGTGAATAAGGCGGCTGCTCTTGCCAATGACCCCGAATGTCGGAAAGCGTTACGTGCCCATCTGCCGGGAGCCGTTTCGCAGGCAGACGGGGACATACGTGTGGTACGGACCTTTGAAGCAATTGTCATGAACGCTTTGATTGAGCGTAAGGTGGGTTCGGGCTTCACAGCAGGCCATGTGGCCAAATAG
- a CDS encoding glycosyltransferase, producing the protein MTFLETRRIVPLFVQRLALFGVIPPSIHAACHEGGVQTWCSQDAEVLSPPGNAEERFDGAVFAPTIWEFSRLKTSLEHLQLVLDANARIALIFQGTEQSPWADEQWDLFLSGCGYIRYHSGIVHSASEASSAWGIVIVRQMYNPVRHAQALADLGRPDCSISILNEIPEQLVATEAAVARLAVEKQRHYLKWQQILHGRVPAHSYFSKERREFAQVTSICPDVAESYRIHSRFWSHIGRNDMALRTLRSIEHICPDASTRHMLQILQHKDDKADISGTTGQESVEWQDGWPLLRILFITHGGSDYGQDTLYHGLCTLLGKDNVVEYPWKPTLHGCDVESANNYPCVFNYPGAPATADDLVTQLRAGRFDVIVYADVIGMAHREDVRRLVNAVPQLPVVVYDPWDDCYTPMGKILKYIDRPRAELVFKREMLEGVEYDEHTHPLPFGYPETFSCTATRHREHKSRVPFWAGRNEFGLRPLYVRSLEKITGHSLSVRFSQAEYQQKLRCSLIGLSFFGVGFDTVRYWELPANGVMLLAERPPIHIPNNFTDNVSAVFFEDLAEMEAKLDYYARRPDEAAQIASNGYDHYLKYHTTTARARYFLGVVCRYLLLQPSRSPAIKKAL; encoded by the coding sequence ATGACATTCCTTGAAACACGGCGGATCGTACCCCTCTTTGTCCAGCGGCTGGCGCTGTTTGGCGTAATACCGCCATCAATCCATGCTGCGTGCCATGAGGGGGGCGTACAAACATGGTGTTCGCAGGATGCCGAAGTACTGTCACCCCCGGGGAACGCTGAGGAAAGATTCGATGGAGCGGTATTTGCGCCAACCATATGGGAATTTTCGCGGCTTAAAACCTCGCTCGAGCATCTTCAACTGGTATTGGATGCCAACGCTCGAATCGCCCTTATCTTCCAAGGCACTGAACAATCACCCTGGGCGGATGAGCAATGGGATCTCTTTCTGTCAGGGTGCGGTTATATTCGATATCATTCCGGGATAGTACATTCCGCCAGCGAAGCGTCGTCAGCATGGGGAATCGTTATCGTCCGGCAGATGTACAATCCTGTTCGTCATGCTCAAGCGCTCGCCGATCTCGGCAGACCTGATTGCTCAATCTCGATTTTGAACGAAATTCCCGAACAACTGGTTGCTACCGAAGCCGCTGTGGCCAGATTGGCTGTGGAAAAGCAGCGGCACTATTTGAAATGGCAGCAAATACTGCACGGGCGCGTGCCTGCTCATTCATATTTCAGTAAAGAACGACGCGAATTTGCCCAGGTCACGTCAATCTGCCCTGATGTAGCGGAAAGCTATCGCATCCATAGCCGATTCTGGTCGCATATCGGCCGGAATGACATGGCACTGCGTACTTTGCGATCCATTGAACATATATGCCCGGACGCCTCAACCCGGCATATGTTGCAGATACTCCAGCACAAGGATGATAAAGCGGACATATCAGGCACTACTGGGCAGGAAAGTGTCGAATGGCAGGATGGATGGCCACTCCTACGGATTTTGTTCATCACCCACGGCGGTAGCGATTACGGCCAGGATACCCTCTACCATGGACTGTGCACGCTCCTGGGAAAGGACAATGTCGTCGAGTATCCCTGGAAGCCCACCTTGCACGGCTGCGATGTCGAGTCTGCCAATAACTATCCCTGCGTGTTCAATTATCCTGGTGCACCTGCGACTGCCGATGATCTGGTGACCCAGTTACGGGCGGGTCGTTTTGATGTTATCGTGTATGCCGACGTAATAGGCATGGCACACCGGGAGGATGTACGGCGCCTGGTAAACGCCGTACCACAACTGCCGGTAGTGGTGTACGATCCCTGGGACGATTGTTACACTCCGATGGGCAAGATATTGAAATATATCGACCGGCCAAGGGCAGAGCTTGTCTTCAAACGTGAAATGCTGGAAGGTGTCGAGTACGATGAACACACCCATCCGTTGCCGTTCGGTTACCCGGAAACCTTCAGCTGCACCGCCACGCGTCATAGAGAGCATAAAAGCCGCGTGCCCTTCTGGGCGGGCCGAAACGAGTTCGGTTTAAGGCCGCTCTATGTACGCAGTTTGGAAAAAATCACCGGTCATTCGCTGAGCGTTCGTTTTAGCCAGGCCGAGTATCAACAAAAACTTCGCTGCAGTCTGATCGGACTCAGCTTTTTCGGCGTGGGCTTCGACACGGTCCGCTATTGGGAGTTACCCGCCAATGGCGTCATGCTGCTGGCAGAGCGACCTCCTATCCATATTCCCAACAATTTTACAGATAACGTATCGGCTGTCTTCTTCGAAGATCTTGCCGAGATGGAAGCCAAGCTGGATTACTACGCAAGGCGGCCGGACGAGGCGGCGCAGATTGCATCGAATGGCTATGACCACTATTTGAAATATCACACGACAACTGCCCGCGCGAGGTACTTTTTAGGAGTCGTCTGTCGATATCTGTTGCTGCAGCCGTCCCGAAGTCCGGCAATAAAAAAGGCCCTCTGA